In Bradyrhizobium sp. WBOS07, the genomic window CCGGGCCTTCTGCTCTCAATCGCCATCCTCAGCATCAATCTGATCGGCGACGCCGCCCGTGACGCCCTCGATCCGCGCATGAAGCAGCGGGAGGGGAAGTGAAACAGCCAACAGTGTCATTCCGGGGCGCGCCCCTTGGCGCGAGCCCGGAATCCATTTCACCACCGACATTGCAGCCCGATGGATTCCGGGTTCGCGCTACGCGCGCCCCGGAATGACGGCCGAGAAAGCTGACATGACCAACATTATCCTCGACATCAACAACCTCGTCGTCTCCGTCGGCAAGAAGCCGGGCGGACCGAAGATCATCGACGACATCTCGATCCAGGTGCGCGAGCGCGAGACGCTGTGCCTCGTCGGCGAAAGCGGCTCGGGCAAGTCGGTGACCTCTCTCACCACGATGGGCCTGCTGCCGAAGGGCACGCTGGTGCCCACCGCCGGCAGCATCAAGCTGGTCGGCGAGGAGCTGCTCACCGCCACCGACCGCCGCCTGCGACAGCTTCGCGCCACGCAGATGGCGATGATCTTCCAGGAGCCAATGACCGCGCTCAATCCGGTGGTACCGGTCGGCCGCCAGATCGACGAAGTGCTGCGCGCCCACACCAGCCTCGACGCCAAGGCGCGCAAGAAGCGCATTCTCGACATGATGGAGCAGGTCCACCTGCCTCAGGTCGAGCGCATCTTCACCTCCTACCCGCATCGGCTCTCAGGCGGCCAGCGCCAGCGCATCATGATCGCGATGGCCCTGGTGCTGGAACCGAAGCTGCTGATCGCCGACGAGCCGACCACCGCGCTCGACGTCACCACGCAGAAGCAGATCCTGACGCTGATCCGCGAGCTGCAGCGCGATCACGGTACCGCGGTGCTGTTCATCACCCACGACATGGGCGTGGTCGCCGAGATCGCCGACCGCGTCGCGGTGATGCGGCAGGGCCGCCTGGTCGAGACCGGCCCGCTCGACACCGTGCTGCGCAATCCCACCATGGAGTACACCCGCAACCTGCTCTCTGCGGTGCCGAGCCTGGTGCCGCGTGCCGCGCGACCCGAGACCAAGGAGCCGGTCGTGCTGGAAGCCAACGAGCTCAGCAAGGTCTATAAGGAGCGCGCTTTCTTCGGCAAAGGCCGCGAGGTCGTCGCCGCCGACAAGGTGACGCTGACCCTGCGCAAGGGCCGCACGCTCGGCATCGTCGGCGAAAGCGGCTCGGGCAAGTCGACGGTGGCGCGCTGCATCGTCCGCCTGATCGAACCGACCTCGGGCGGCATCCGCCTCGCCGGCCGCGAGATCGCCGACATCTCGCGGCGCCTGCTGCAGCCGCACCGGCAAAAGATCCAGATCGTGTTCCAGGATCCATACCGCTCGCTCAACCCGCGCGTCACCGTCGGCGAGAGCATTGCCGAAGGC contains:
- a CDS encoding ABC transporter ATP-binding protein → MTNIILDINNLVVSVGKKPGGPKIIDDISIQVRERETLCLVGESGSGKSVTSLTTMGLLPKGTLVPTAGSIKLVGEELLTATDRRLRQLRATQMAMIFQEPMTALNPVVPVGRQIDEVLRAHTSLDAKARKKRILDMMEQVHLPQVERIFTSYPHRLSGGQRQRIMIAMALVLEPKLLIADEPTTALDVTTQKQILTLIRELQRDHGTAVLFITHDMGVVAEIADRVAVMRQGRLVETGPLDTVLRNPTMEYTRNLLSAVPSLVPRAARPETKEPVVLEANELSKVYKERAFFGKGREVVAADKVTLTLRKGRTLGIVGESGSGKSTVARCIVRLIEPTSGGIRLAGREIADISRRLLQPHRQKIQIVFQDPYRSLNPRVTVGESIAEGPINYGVAHADAMKRARELLELVGLPPDAVSRYPHQFSGGQRQRIAIARALALDPDVLVADEAVSALDVSVQAQVLDLLDEIQTRLGIAILFITHDLRVAAQICDEVVVMQHGRVVEQGPAAEVLTHPQQAYTKALLDAAPGRGWDFANFRPVAEGVGASA